A window of the Methanoregula sp. genome harbors these coding sequences:
- a CDS encoding OsmC family protein, which translates to MSAEIPWDKSRMEWKPVDMTVTYNGDGAFTTLTSSGITFPMEAPVGMGGHGKVPNPIQYLVGSLGGCVGVKILLALSDNGIVPEELTIGIHGTRKKTMPAFFDHVHLTITLRADVDEALVSTIIDQTLTRLCPIAAMFAEVGNVTAEHRIVRTTSG; encoded by the coding sequence ATGAGCGCGGAGATCCCCTGGGACAAGTCAAGGATGGAGTGGAAACCGGTTGACATGACCGTCACGTACAATGGTGACGGTGCTTTCACCACTCTCACATCGTCCGGGATCACCTTCCCGATGGAAGCCCCGGTCGGTATGGGCGGGCACGGGAAGGTGCCCAACCCCATCCAGTACCTGGTCGGCTCGCTGGGCGGCTGCGTTGGTGTGAAAATCCTCCTTGCGCTGTCGGACAACGGCATTGTCCCGGAGGAGCTGACTATCGGCATCCACGGGACCCGCAAAAAGACCATGCCTGCATTTTTCGATCATGTGCACCTGACCATCACGCTCCGGGCCGATGTGGATGAGGCTCTTGTGTCAACGATCATCGACCAGACCCTTACCCGTCTCTGCCCGATCGCTGCAATGTTTGCCGAGGTCGGGAACGTGACCGCGGAACACCGGATTGTCCGGACAACATCCGGCTGA
- a CDS encoding prephenate dehydrogenase/arogenate dehydrogenase family protein has protein sequence MKAGIIGGTGRMGRLFVPVFEQGGYEVVVSGRTTELTNRDIAEQCDLVIVSVPIHDTVRVIDEIAPLLGKDQLLCDFTSIKVRPVEAMLRSKAEVIGLHPMFGPTVHSLRHQTIIACPARTSDAKLHDLLALFRRQEAECTITTPEAHDRMMAVVQGLTHFVTLCMADTVRRLGIEIEKTDAFTSPVYQIELSLMGRLLSQDPALYADILQQNPFVPEVLSACRSSAGDLCAIVESKDPELFRVFFEQNSRHLGDYGKKGQDMTDALIECMVER, from the coding sequence ATGAAAGCAGGCATTATCGGCGGAACCGGGAGGATGGGACGGCTCTTTGTACCCGTTTTTGAGCAGGGCGGGTACGAGGTCGTGGTATCCGGAAGAACAACGGAACTCACGAACCGGGATATCGCGGAGCAGTGCGATCTCGTCATCGTATCGGTACCTATCCATGATACGGTCCGGGTCATCGATGAGATCGCCCCGCTCCTGGGTAAAGACCAGCTGCTCTGCGATTTTACGTCAATCAAGGTGAGGCCGGTTGAGGCAATGCTCCGGTCAAAGGCGGAGGTGATCGGGCTGCACCCGATGTTCGGGCCAACCGTTCACTCCTTACGCCACCAGACCATCATCGCCTGCCCGGCACGTACCAGCGATGCGAAACTTCACGATCTCCTCGCCCTGTTCCGCCGGCAGGAAGCAGAATGTACCATCACGACGCCCGAAGCGCATGACCGGATGATGGCAGTGGTGCAGGGTCTTACCCATTTTGTCACGCTCTGCATGGCCGACACCGTCAGGAGACTGGGGATAGAAATAGAAAAAACCGACGCGTTCACGAGCCCGGTGTACCAGATCGAACTCTCGTTAATGGGCAGGCTGCTCTCGCAGGACCCCGCGCTCTATGCAGACATCCTCCAGCAGAACCCGTTCGTGCCGGAAGTGCTCTCGGCATGCAGGTCCTCGGCGGGCGATCTCTGTGCGATTGTCGAATCAAAGGACCCCGAATTATTCCGGGTTTTTTTTGAACAGAACAGCCGCCACCTCGGCGATTACGGTAAAAAAGGGCAGGATATGACCGACGCACTGATCGAATGCATGGTGGAACGATGA
- a CDS encoding C13 family peptidase has product MISINKKTLGLIALILVFLAAGAWIGYTVIHTNTPVRIGVLLALTGDVEYKEPLEWAKDTINSQGGIAGRPVELVYKDTGSGNITQLAQELLNDDSIRIVIGPTASDEMYAIAPSFITKKKVLISPTATSGDILRAFGKNGYVWRTVQGDAAQVKVILTILKGNGVTKVALLTENSTYGQTFYDWTGFFATEYGIDVPFIRQFDAGSPTLDSDVLDALKTGPDYIVAAAGPQDAATIKRAIDRSGSRTKLFLTDAAATPVLISSLGAAAEGLEGTNPTADPSTGFTDAYEKKFGQRPADFAAPTYDALLIAAFTEARQERAPFESLADSIRQVVYGEATVTGWDAPGVRTALEDTLHGPMPWITGASGGLEYDEVLGVDPIASYYAQWQVNNGTFRTVGVINSQNTTVMEKTGGESVGQSRASAGLMSSSSTLAGTYSAPDERTNFKAVIVGPSRGWKNYRHQADALTVYTLLRQNGVDDNNIILMVYDDVPTVPENPLKGDIHNVPKGQNIRSKAQVDYSGANITAATFRNVLTGTRTTSNPVVLESDAGTDVFVYIASHGAPGEIVFGTGNSVLTTEDFTALTDSMEKNHQYRQMAFFVDTCFGESIATNITAPGILYLTGAAKNEPSLGAVYDMDIKQWLSDEFTSGVISTLRANGNITFRQVYPAVYTKVTGSHVRMISTGNFNMDTPVMEFLKP; this is encoded by the coding sequence GTGATATCCATAAACAAGAAAACGCTCGGGCTCATCGCTCTTATCCTTGTTTTCCTTGCCGCCGGCGCATGGATTGGGTACACGGTTATCCACACGAACACGCCGGTCCGTATCGGCGTCCTCCTTGCCCTGACCGGGGATGTAGAATATAAGGAACCGCTCGAATGGGCAAAGGACACCATCAACAGCCAGGGCGGGATCGCGGGAAGGCCGGTCGAACTCGTGTACAAGGACACGGGGTCCGGCAATATAACGCAACTGGCACAGGAACTCTTAAACGATGATTCCATCCGGATCGTCATCGGGCCCACGGCCAGCGACGAAATGTACGCGATAGCGCCCTCATTCATCACAAAAAAGAAAGTTTTGATCAGTCCGACCGCGACATCCGGTGATATCCTGAGGGCGTTTGGAAAGAACGGGTATGTCTGGCGGACGGTGCAGGGCGATGCGGCCCAGGTGAAGGTCATCCTCACGATCCTGAAAGGAAATGGGGTGACAAAAGTAGCACTCCTCACGGAGAACAGCACGTACGGGCAGACGTTCTATGACTGGACCGGGTTCTTTGCAACCGAATACGGCATCGATGTCCCCTTCATCCGGCAGTTCGACGCGGGGTCGCCCACGCTCGACTCTGATGTTCTTGATGCCCTGAAGACGGGACCGGATTATATTGTTGCAGCTGCCGGGCCGCAAGACGCTGCAACGATCAAGCGGGCGATCGACCGGTCCGGAAGCAGGACAAAACTGTTCCTCACCGATGCTGCAGCCACGCCGGTCCTGATCAGTTCGCTCGGTGCTGCTGCTGAGGGGCTCGAAGGCACCAATCCCACGGCTGACCCGTCAACCGGATTCACTGACGCATACGAGAAAAAGTTCGGGCAGCGCCCGGCCGATTTCGCGGCGCCTACCTATGATGCCCTCCTGATCGCGGCGTTTACTGAAGCCCGCCAGGAGAGGGCCCCTTTCGAGTCACTTGCGGACTCGATCCGGCAGGTGGTGTACGGCGAGGCCACGGTCACCGGCTGGGACGCACCGGGAGTCCGCACGGCGCTTGAGGATACCCTGCACGGGCCTATGCCCTGGATCACCGGCGCAAGCGGCGGCCTGGAGTACGATGAAGTCCTGGGCGTAGACCCCATCGCCTCGTATTACGCCCAATGGCAGGTGAACAACGGCACTTTCCGGACCGTCGGCGTCATCAATTCACAAAACACCACCGTCATGGAGAAAACCGGCGGCGAATCTGTCGGGCAGTCCCGAGCATCGGCCGGGCTCATGTCCTCTTCGTCAACCCTTGCCGGGACCTATAGTGCTCCCGATGAGAGAACGAATTTTAAGGCAGTGATCGTCGGCCCTTCGCGGGGATGGAAAAATTACCGGCACCAGGCCGATGCCCTGACCGTCTATACCCTGCTCCGCCAGAATGGGGTTGACGACAACAACATCATCCTCATGGTATACGACGATGTCCCCACCGTCCCGGAAAATCCCCTGAAAGGAGACATCCACAATGTCCCCAAAGGACAGAATATCAGGTCCAAAGCGCAGGTGGATTACTCCGGTGCAAACATAACCGCTGCCACGTTCAGAAACGTCCTTACCGGTACCAGGACTACATCCAATCCGGTTGTGCTGGAGAGCGATGCCGGCACCGATGTATTCGTGTACATTGCGAGTCACGGTGCTCCGGGAGAGATTGTATTCGGGACCGGTAATTCGGTACTGACCACGGAAGATTTTACTGCCCTCACGGATTCGATGGAGAAGAACCATCAGTACCGGCAGATGGCCTTTTTCGTTGATACCTGTTTTGGAGAGAGTATTGCCACCAACATTACAGCACCGGGTATCCTGTACCTGACCGGGGCAGCCAAAAACGAGCCCTCACTCGGGGCGGTCTATGATATGGATATCAAACAGTGGCTCTCGGACGAGTTCACCTCTGGCGTTATCAGCACACTCCGGGCAAACGGCAATATCACGTTCCGGCAAGTCTATCCTGCGGTGTACACGAAAGTGACCGGCTCGCATGTCCGCATGATTAGTACGGGAAATTTCAACATGGATACACCGGTTATGGAGTTCCTGAAACCCTGA
- a CDS encoding transcription initiation factor IIB has product MAEIERLKVLQSERESFKSRTKQNELEKKAENQTETTCPECGSRVLVHDRERAELVCKNCGLVLDDEFIDRGPEWRAFDSEQRNKRARTGAPMTMTIHDKGLSTMIDWRNKDSYGRSISSKNRAQLYRLRKWQRRIRVSNATERNLAFALSELDRMASALGLPRNIRESSAVVYRDAVDKNLIRGRSIEGVAAAALYAACRQCSVPRTLDEIAEVSRVSRKEIGRTFRFVSRELSLRLLPTSPMDYVPRFCSGLTLKGEVQSRTIEILRLATEQELTSGKGPTGVAAAAIYIASILGGERRTQREVAEVAGVTEVTIRNRYKELAEKLNIEIIL; this is encoded by the coding sequence ATGGCGGAAATTGAAAGATTAAAAGTCCTCCAGTCTGAACGGGAATCGTTTAAATCACGAACGAAACAGAATGAGCTGGAGAAGAAAGCAGAAAACCAGACCGAAACCACCTGCCCGGAGTGTGGCAGCCGCGTGCTGGTCCATGACCGTGAGCGGGCAGAACTGGTCTGCAAGAATTGCGGGCTTGTGCTCGATGACGAGTTCATTGACCGCGGTCCCGAGTGGCGTGCGTTTGACTCCGAACAGCGGAATAAACGGGCCCGTACCGGCGCACCGATGACCATGACGATCCACGATAAGGGTCTCTCCACGATGATCGACTGGCGCAACAAGGATTCCTATGGCAGGTCGATCTCTTCCAAGAACCGGGCCCAGCTGTACCGTCTCCGCAAATGGCAGCGCCGTATCCGTGTCAGCAATGCGACCGAGCGGAACCTTGCGTTCGCACTCTCGGAACTGGACCGGATGGCTTCCGCACTTGGCCTGCCGCGGAACATCCGCGAGAGCTCCGCCGTGGTCTACCGTGACGCCGTTGACAAGAACCTGATCCGCGGCCGGAGCATCGAAGGCGTTGCTGCAGCAGCGCTCTATGCCGCCTGCCGGCAGTGCAGCGTGCCCCGCACACTCGATGAGATTGCAGAAGTCTCCCGGGTATCGAGAAAAGAGATCGGCAGGACTTTCCGGTTCGTTTCCCGTGAGCTGAGTTTGAGGCTCCTGCCGACATCTCCGATGGACTATGTGCCCCGGTTCTGTTCGGGCCTCACCCTCAAAGGAGAAGTCCAGAGCCGGACCATCGAGATCCTCCGGCTGGCTACAGAACAGGAACTGACGAGCGGCAAGGGGCCGACCGGTGTCGCGGCAGCAGCGATCTACATCGCCTCCATCCTTGGCGGAGAACGGCGTACGCAGCGCGAAGTGGCGGAAGTTGCGGGCGTGACCGAGGTCACCATACGGAACCGGTACAAGGAACTTGCAGAAAAACTCAATATCGAGATCATTCTCTGA
- a CDS encoding glycosyltransferase family 4 protein, whose product MESFKVAFFCWESMYAERVGGLARAATLLAETLVKQNHDVHFFTRGTIPDQTIKGVSYHYCQPSGKNIVEYCDSMSASMVEQFHLNDAPRRFDVLHFHDWHTIQALHSLQDRNTILTFHSTEYGRNGNQSGDWWEFKEISAKEWYGGLIAKRVTAVSASLKNEVMGLYTIPDEKCDVIPNGVVPREFRTLIDPGEVKRSYGIHPYTPLLLFIGRLVWQKGPDLLIDAVGKICQHHRDVQVVIAGEGDMRQYLQDRAKNLPVNFIGYIPDSEYVRLLNAADIVVIPSRNEPFGLVLLEAWSAERCVVASNVGGLSENIDPLVNGVKVDVDPESLAWGIKMMLDDPETAGAFGKRGRTKVDRYFLWDPIVRKLTETYARIVS is encoded by the coding sequence ATGGAATCATTTAAGGTAGCGTTCTTCTGCTGGGAATCGATGTATGCAGAACGGGTGGGCGGCCTTGCCAGGGCTGCGACACTTCTTGCAGAAACGTTAGTAAAACAAAACCATGATGTGCATTTCTTCACGCGGGGAACTATTCCCGATCAGACGATAAAAGGTGTCAGTTATCACTATTGCCAGCCATCCGGAAAAAACATAGTTGAATATTGCGACAGCATGAGCGCCTCGATGGTGGAACAGTTTCACCTCAATGATGCACCCCGCCGCTTTGATGTTCTCCATTTCCATGACTGGCATACGATCCAGGCTCTCCACTCGCTGCAGGACCGGAATACAATCCTCACCTTCCACTCAACCGAATACGGGAGGAATGGCAACCAGTCCGGAGACTGGTGGGAATTTAAGGAAATATCCGCGAAAGAATGGTATGGCGGACTTATTGCCAAACGGGTTACGGCAGTTTCTGCATCCCTGAAAAATGAAGTGATGGGGTTATACACTATACCTGATGAGAAATGCGACGTAATCCCGAACGGTGTGGTCCCCCGTGAGTTCCGGACATTGATCGATCCGGGGGAAGTGAAGAGATCGTATGGAATACATCCCTATACGCCCCTCCTCCTGTTTATCGGCAGGCTTGTCTGGCAGAAAGGGCCGGACCTGCTAATAGACGCGGTAGGGAAAATCTGCCAGCACCACCGGGACGTTCAGGTCGTTATAGCGGGGGAAGGGGATATGCGGCAGTACCTGCAGGATCGGGCAAAAAACCTGCCGGTCAACTTCATCGGATACATTCCGGACTCTGAGTATGTAAGATTATTAAACGCCGCTGATATCGTTGTCATTCCCAGCAGGAATGAACCCTTCGGGCTTGTGCTTCTGGAAGCATGGAGTGCCGAACGATGTGTTGTTGCATCCAATGTCGGTGGACTATCGGAGAACATTGACCCATTGGTAAATGGTGTCAAAGTGGATGTTGACCCCGAATCGCTCGCATGGGGAATCAAGATGATGCTGGATGACCCGGAGACCGCGGGAGCCTTTGGGAAACGTGGCAGAACCAAAGTGGATCGCTACTTCCTCTGGGATCCGATTGTCAGAAAACTGACAGAGACCTATGCTCGTATAGTTTCATGA
- a CDS encoding winged helix-turn-helix domain-containing protein has product MSFVTRGSVRRKVLKGLLRPNTPTELAKTVGVARSAVSRTIQALEKVGLVECLTPDEKMDRYYRITETGKKVAEIIEGKGK; this is encoded by the coding sequence GTGAGTTTTGTTACACGGGGGAGTGTGAGAAGAAAAGTGCTCAAGGGTCTTCTCAGGCCTAATACTCCCACAGAACTTGCGAAGACAGTTGGAGTTGCACGATCCGCAGTGAGCCGAACCATCCAGGCACTGGAGAAAGTGGGACTCGTGGAATGCCTGACGCCGGATGAAAAGATGGACCGGTATTACAGGATCACTGAGACCGGGAAGAAGGTTGCCGAGATTATTGAAGGAAAGGGAAAATAA
- a CDS encoding 3-dehydroquinate synthase II, translating to MKQFWVDIRPWNKEIATTAIESGADALVVDRAEDVKRLGRITTVAPDGDIKPGTDVTEITITDKASENKAAQLGKHKPVIVTTSDWTVIPLENLVAQSDHIIARVKNVAETEMAIHVLEKGVYGILLSTTDPAVVKAVAAILKSTTGKVGLIPFTVTKIHPVGMGDRVCVDTCSMLSDGEGMLMGNTSSAMLLVHAETLENPYVAPRPFRVNAGAVHAYIMLPDGKTAYLSDLSIGGQVLVTDAKGSAHTVIIGRTKIERRPLLLVEATAGKAKVSLVLQNAETIRLVKEDGGAISVVQLAPGDKIMGCALEGGRHFGMAVKETIREK from the coding sequence ATGAAACAGTTCTGGGTGGATATCCGCCCATGGAACAAGGAGATTGCCACAACCGCTATCGAAAGCGGTGCGGATGCGCTGGTCGTTGACCGGGCAGAAGATGTAAAGCGGCTCGGGCGGATCACCACAGTAGCACCCGATGGCGACATTAAGCCCGGAACCGACGTGACGGAAATTACCATAACGGACAAGGCCAGCGAGAACAAGGCGGCACAACTCGGGAAGCACAAGCCGGTCATCGTCACTACCAGCGACTGGACCGTGATTCCCTTAGAGAACCTTGTCGCCCAGTCCGACCATATCATTGCCCGGGTAAAAAACGTGGCGGAGACCGAGATGGCAATCCACGTACTGGAGAAGGGCGTGTACGGCATCCTTCTCAGCACGACCGATCCAGCGGTGGTCAAAGCGGTAGCCGCGATCCTCAAGAGCACCACCGGAAAAGTCGGCCTAATTCCGTTCACGGTCACGAAGATCCATCCCGTGGGTATGGGCGACCGCGTCTGCGTCGACACCTGCTCGATGCTTTCCGATGGCGAGGGGATGCTGATGGGCAACACCTCGTCAGCCATGCTCCTTGTCCATGCCGAGACGCTGGAGAATCCCTACGTGGCCCCGCGCCCGTTCCGGGTGAACGCCGGGGCAGTGCATGCCTATATCATGCTCCCCGACGGCAAGACCGCGTACCTCTCGGACCTCTCCATTGGCGGGCAGGTGCTCGTGACCGATGCAAAGGGATCGGCACACACCGTGATCATCGGCAGGACCAAGATCGAGCGCCGTCCGCTCCTGCTGGTCGAAGCCACCGCCGGGAAAGCAAAGGTCAGCCTCGTACTCCAGAACGCAGAGACCATACGGCTCGTCAAGGAGGACGGGGGTGCGATTTCAGTAGTGCAGCTCGCCCCGGGCGACAAGATCATGGGCTGCGCACTCGAAGGCGGCAGGCATTTTGGGATGGCCGTCAAAGAGACCATCCGCGAGAAGTAG
- a CDS encoding CPBP family intramembrane glutamic endopeptidase yields the protein MDIRILYKPAQFFLIAYVVTWTFWFVEAYLNGHGGAEGLQGFVMFLGMSGPIVAALIMFWRTKSPELWRDYKDRLFSLRRIDPRTLPVIIFLMPAVMCIAIGISLLFGKSPDQFTILLGSAFVTLPGLLGLFAAPAMEEAGWRGYGVDSLRSRSTLFVTSLSFGILWAFWHTPLFFINGFYHNTLLSSWLYTANFFVSAFALAFIINWLYYRNNRSVVACFLFHLSANIAMSFIMAEQFTKCIITVLLLLIAAAIVIGDRRLYFERNAPYPVP from the coding sequence ATGGACATTCGGATCTTATACAAACCAGCACAGTTCTTTCTGATCGCGTATGTCGTCACCTGGACCTTCTGGTTCGTTGAAGCATACCTCAACGGGCACGGAGGGGCTGAGGGGCTGCAGGGCTTCGTGATGTTCCTGGGGATGAGTGGTCCCATTGTCGCGGCACTCATCATGTTCTGGCGGACGAAGAGCCCGGAACTCTGGCGCGATTACAAGGACCGGCTGTTCAGCCTCCGGCGGATCGATCCGCGGACGCTTCCGGTCATCATCTTCCTGATGCCGGCTGTCATGTGCATTGCGATTGGGATCTCCCTCCTTTTCGGGAAATCTCCGGACCAGTTCACGATCCTGCTTGGCTCAGCCTTTGTGACTCTGCCAGGCCTCCTCGGCCTCTTCGCTGCGCCGGCAATGGAAGAAGCCGGGTGGCGGGGATACGGGGTTGACAGTCTCAGGAGCCGGTCCACGCTGTTTGTCACATCGCTCTCCTTTGGTATCCTCTGGGCTTTCTGGCACACGCCGCTCTTCTTTATCAATGGTTTCTATCACAACACGCTCCTTTCCAGCTGGCTGTATACGGCAAATTTCTTTGTAAGCGCCTTCGCGCTGGCATTCATCATTAACTGGCTGTACTACCGGAACAACCGGAGCGTGGTTGCCTGTTTCCTCTTCCACCTTTCAGCAAATATCGCGATGAGTTTTATTATGGCGGAGCAATTCACCAAGTGCATCATTACGGTGCTGCTGCTCCTGATCGCGGCTGCGATTGTCATCGGGGACCGGAGACTCTATTTTGAGAGAAATGCACCGTACCCGGTCCCATGA
- a CDS encoding 2-amino-3,7-dideoxy-D-threo-hept-6-ulosonate synthase, translating into MIGKDIRIERIMDRNTARSVIVPMDHGFSMGQIDGLLDMTQVISDVSNGGANAIVLHKGLVKRGHRKHGRDIGLFIHLSGSTSLNPDPNDKVQVCTVEEAIALGADAVSIHINLGSPNESKMLEIGANVARDCNRWGMPLLIMSYPRGKGIDSFSAQSIGHAVRVAEELGADMIKTNYPNDAEAFKRIVRACSVPVFIAGGEKCADLESLNIIRDAVNAGGAGVCVGRNAFQRKDTKAFVQALCNVVHHNVDPAKALEQHK; encoded by the coding sequence ATGATTGGAAAAGATATTCGGATCGAACGGATTATGGACCGCAATACTGCACGGTCCGTCATTGTACCGATGGACCACGGGTTCTCGATGGGCCAGATCGACGGCCTGCTGGACATGACGCAGGTCATATCGGATGTGAGCAACGGGGGCGCGAACGCGATCGTGCTCCACAAGGGGCTTGTCAAGCGCGGGCACCGCAAGCACGGCCGCGATATCGGCCTGTTCATCCACCTCTCGGGGAGCACTTCTTTGAACCCGGACCCGAATGACAAGGTGCAGGTCTGCACGGTGGAAGAAGCGATCGCGCTCGGTGCCGATGCGGTCTCCATTCATATCAACCTCGGCTCGCCCAATGAGTCAAAGATGCTGGAGATTGGCGCCAATGTTGCACGGGACTGCAACCGCTGGGGCATGCCGCTCCTGATCATGAGCTACCCGCGGGGCAAGGGCATCGACTCCTTCTCGGCGCAGTCGATCGGGCACGCAGTCCGCGTTGCCGAGGAGCTTGGCGCGGATATGATCAAGACCAACTACCCCAATGATGCCGAGGCGTTCAAAAGGATCGTCAGGGCCTGCTCGGTGCCGGTCTTTATCGCCGGCGGGGAGAAGTGCGCAGACCTCGAATCCCTAAATATCATCCGGGACGCGGTCAATGCCGGGGGTGCCGGGGTCTGCGTGGGAAGGAACGCCTTCCAGCGCAAGGACACCAAAGCGTTCGTCCAGGCACTCTGCAACGTGGTGCACCACAATGTGGACCCGGCAAAGGCGCTGGAGCAGCACAAATGA
- a CDS encoding DUF6159 family protein encodes MRLISGIAGQWLGLCRKPPLVHASQADSVNLPEPAHEGLPDGGGGGSGTIRRGIGSALSGMRTLNQNRQLLWFTLLAGLVLAGNTIGQGAICYIDWIMSDGIIPLVLRFLIEFATLFCLVFLLAGLVLSISSKKKNSASFFVELAGAKKYLKAIFLWSFVLALAGMLLNRIFFYPGGFFWPFSSFLLSPLLQFPFTLNLNPSTFAEIPGYGGRTPLFWTYPYGFMDALTFSAINLLLFILTAFVVPFIVLEQKTLREAVGGSFAMMKKTWVEVAACAVFLGVVVSGVFLTYLLVQAAHGMVTPPDLLYAIPTGPWIALGLLYYLALFSVAFVVATVGGIAALDLYTTAKTGHMPESAETEPHA; translated from the coding sequence ATGCGTCTCATCTCCGGAATCGCTGGCCAGTGGCTGGGGTTGTGCCGGAAACCCCCGTTGGTCCATGCCTCGCAGGCAGATAGTGTTAACCTGCCTGAACCCGCCCATGAGGGACTTCCCGATGGCGGGGGTGGAGGATCGGGAACTATTCGCCGGGGAATCGGATCTGCCCTCTCTGGCATGAGGACACTGAACCAGAACCGGCAGCTCCTCTGGTTTACGCTCCTCGCCGGGCTTGTGCTGGCGGGAAACACCATCGGCCAGGGTGCCATCTGCTACATCGACTGGATCATGTCTGATGGAATTATACCGCTTGTCCTGCGCTTTTTAATCGAGTTCGCAACACTGTTCTGCCTGGTGTTCTTACTCGCGGGCCTTGTCTTAAGCATCTCTTCAAAGAAAAAAAATTCTGCCTCGTTTTTTGTGGAGCTTGCAGGGGCAAAAAAATACTTAAAAGCAATCTTCCTGTGGTCTTTTGTTCTGGCACTCGCAGGCATGCTGCTCAACAGGATTTTCTTTTATCCCGGCGGGTTCTTCTGGCCTTTCAGTTCTTTCCTTCTCAGCCCGCTCCTCCAGTTTCCCTTCACCCTGAACCTCAATCCGAGCACCTTTGCCGAGATTCCGGGCTATGGAGGACGAACGCCGCTGTTTTGGACATATCCCTATGGGTTTATGGACGCCCTGACCTTTTCGGCGATCAATCTGCTCCTGTTCATCCTGACCGCGTTTGTCGTGCCCTTTATCGTTCTCGAGCAAAAGACCCTCAGGGAGGCAGTCGGGGGATCGTTTGCCATGATGAAAAAGACCTGGGTTGAGGTAGCTGCCTGCGCTGTCTTCCTTGGCGTTGTCGTATCCGGTGTGTTCCTTACGTACCTGCTTGTCCAGGCAGCGCACGGGATGGTCACACCACCGGATCTTCTCTACGCCATTCCCACCGGCCCGTGGATTGCTCTTGGCCTCCTCTATTATCTCGCACTGTTCAGCGTTGCGTTTGTGGTGGCAACGGTTGGAGGGATTGCAGCGCTGGATCTTTACACCACTGCAAAGACCGGGCACATGCCCGAATCTGCTGAAACGGAACCCCACGCATAA
- a CDS encoding 2-amino-3,7-dideoxy-D-threo-hept-6-ulosonate synthase, with protein sequence MRGKEIRLERIMNRNTKKTIIVPMDHGVSEGPIAGLIDMGQTVNMVADGGANCVIGHVGLALHGHRQGGRDVGLILHLSASTKLAPDPNSKVLVNSVTNALKMGADGVSMHVNIGAESEERMLHDLGMVAVECMEWGMPLLAMMYPRGKNISIANDIDQVKLAARVAAELGADIVKTVYTGDPESFREVTRGCPVPVVVAGGSKTDDRITLELIEGAMAGGAAGISIGRNAFQHKNPAKFVRAAACIVHANKSVEEALEILK encoded by the coding sequence ATGAGAGGAAAGGAAATTCGTCTGGAAAGAATCATGAACCGCAATACGAAAAAGACCATCATCGTACCGATGGATCACGGGGTTTCGGAAGGACCAATAGCGGGCCTGATCGATATGGGCCAGACCGTCAACATGGTGGCAGACGGCGGGGCAAACTGCGTGATCGGCCACGTGGGGCTCGCGCTCCACGGCCATCGGCAGGGCGGACGGGATGTGGGGCTGATCCTGCACCTGTCCGCAAGCACGAAACTTGCACCGGACCCGAACAGCAAGGTGCTGGTGAATTCCGTGACCAATGCCTTAAAGATGGGGGCAGACGGCGTTTCGATGCACGTCAACATCGGGGCGGAGTCCGAAGAAAGGATGCTGCACGACCTCGGCATGGTCGCGGTGGAGTGCATGGAGTGGGGCATGCCGCTCCTTGCGATGATGTACCCGAGGGGCAAGAACATCAGCATCGCAAACGACATCGACCAGGTCAAGCTCGCGGCCCGGGTGGCAGCCGAGCTGGGCGCAGATATCGTCAAGACCGTGTACACCGGTGACCCGGAGAGCTTCCGCGAAGTGACGCGGGGCTGCCCGGTGCCGGTTGTTGTGGCCGGAGGTTCAAAGACGGATGACCGCATAACGCTTGAGCTGATTGAAGGGGCGATGGCAGGCGGGGCGGCCGGTATCTCGATCGGGAGGAACGCCTTCCAGCACAAGAACCCGGCCAAATTCGTGCGGGCCGCTGCCTGTATCGTACATGCGAACAAGAGTGTTGAAGAAGCACTGGAAATACTGAAGTGA